One stretch of Rhodoferax lithotrophicus DNA includes these proteins:
- a CDS encoding OmpP1/FadL family transporter translates to MSTFNFSLRAVALAAALLAPVLAGATNGYFSHGYGAKSQGMAGVGIALPQDGLAAATNPAGTAAVGNRYDLGLTLFAPSRDASIVGNAFGADASYSGNNTSTFLIPDFGYTRQVNPHLAVGLAVYGNGGMNTDYSANPYARFGATGSAGINLEQLFISPSVAYKVSDAHTFGAALNLAYQRFEAKGIGLFSGFSSAPGNVSDKGVDSSTGVGVRLGWLGKVTPQLTLGATWASKISGKFDNYKGLFADGGGFDVPENYGIGLAFEATPAWTLAADVQTIRYSQVGSVGNSAASLFAGTPLGVANGPGFGWRDVTVLKLGVSHQLRSDLILRGGVSIGNQPVAESETFFNVLAPGVVTKHLTLGATWTTPGGGELTGFFAHAFGETVNGKGSIPPGNPPGFGGGNANVTLKENIIGVSYGWKF, encoded by the coding sequence ATGTCAACTTTCAACTTTTCTCTTCGCGCCGTGGCCTTGGCTGCGGCATTGCTGGCCCCGGTACTGGCCGGTGCAACCAATGGGTATTTCTCACATGGTTATGGTGCCAAGTCACAAGGTATGGCTGGCGTGGGGATTGCCTTGCCACAAGATGGCCTGGCTGCAGCTACCAACCCGGCGGGTACTGCAGCGGTAGGCAACCGCTATGACTTGGGTCTGACCTTGTTTGCCCCCAGCCGTGATGCCAGCATCGTTGGCAATGCCTTTGGTGCCGATGCCAGCTACAGCGGCAACAACACCAGCACCTTTCTGATCCCGGACTTTGGCTACACGCGCCAAGTCAACCCCCATCTGGCGGTGGGCTTGGCCGTTTATGGCAACGGTGGCATGAACACCGACTACAGCGCCAACCCTTATGCACGTTTTGGTGCCACTGGCTCAGCGGGCATTAACCTGGAACAGCTTTTTATCTCGCCCTCAGTGGCCTACAAGGTTAGTGATGCCCACACCTTTGGTGCGGCGCTGAATCTGGCCTACCAGCGGTTTGAGGCCAAGGGCATCGGCCTGTTCAGTGGTTTCTCATCAGCCCCCGGCAACGTCAGTGACAAGGGTGTGGACAGCAGCACCGGTGTGGGCGTGCGTTTGGGCTGGCTGGGCAAGGTCACGCCGCAACTCACGCTGGGGGCCACCTGGGCCTCCAAAATTTCGGGCAAGTTTGACAACTACAAAGGCCTGTTTGCTGATGGCGGTGGCTTTGATGTGCCTGAGAACTACGGCATCGGTCTGGCTTTTGAGGCCACACCGGCCTGGACGCTGGCCGCTGATGTGCAAACCATTCGCTATAGCCAGGTGGGCTCGGTGGGAAATTCCGCCGCCAGCCTGTTTGCCGGAACCCCGTTGGGCGTGGCCAACGGCCCCGGTTTTGGCTGGCGTGATGTCACGGTGCTCAAGTTGGGCGTGAGCCACCAGCTGCGTTCTGATCTGATCCTGCGTGGTGGTGTCAGCATTGGCAACCAGCCGGTGGCTGAGTCTGAGACTTTTTTTAATGTACTGGCCCCCGGCGTGGTCACCAAACACCTGACGCTGGGAGCCACCTGGACCACACCGGGCGGCGGCGAACTGACCGGCTTCTTTGCTCACGCTTTTGGTGAAACGGTCAATGGCAAGGGGTCGATCCCACCCGGCAATCCGCCCGGCTTTGGCGGCGGCAATGCCAATGTCACGCTGAAGGAAAACATCATTGGTGTGTCCTACGGCTGGAAGTTTTGA
- a CDS encoding transporter substrate-binding domain-containing protein, translating into MNRRLVLTAVTLASLHFAISHAADPALPDLKGRSIVAVTENAYLPLNFKDPKTGASVGWEYDVFNEIAKRLNAKVDWKLTSWDTMIEAVRKGQFDVGMDGITIKDDRKKQVDFSDAYMVSEQFMMVRGNEKRFTDAKSFKGNAKLLVGAQSGTTNFYTAVYEVLDGNEKNPRIKLYDTFGLSMQALKAGDVDTVLSDGVSAQGYVKAFPGVYKVVGQPMGREEFGFIFKPGSDLVKPVNAALKQLKADGTLKKFDQKWFVDYKLNQ; encoded by the coding sequence ATGAACCGTCGTCTCGTGCTGACAGCTGTCACCCTGGCCAGCCTGCATTTCGCCATATCCCACGCCGCTGACCCGGCGCTGCCCGACCTGAAGGGCCGCAGCATCGTGGCCGTGACTGAAAACGCCTACCTGCCGCTGAACTTCAAAGACCCCAAAACCGGGGCCAGCGTGGGCTGGGAGTACGACGTTTTCAACGAAATCGCCAAGCGGCTGAACGCCAAGGTCGACTGGAAGCTGACCAGCTGGGACACCATGATCGAAGCCGTGCGCAAGGGCCAGTTTGACGTGGGCATGGACGGCATCACCATCAAGGATGATCGCAAGAAACAGGTGGACTTCTCCGATGCTTACATGGTGTCCGAGCAGTTCATGATGGTGCGCGGCAACGAGAAGCGCTTCACCGATGCCAAGAGCTTCAAGGGCAACGCCAAATTGCTGGTGGGTGCCCAAAGCGGTACCACCAATTTCTACACCGCCGTCTACGAAGTGCTGGACGGCAATGAGAAAAACCCGCGCATCAAGCTGTACGACACCTTTGGCCTGTCGATGCAGGCGCTCAAGGCCGGTGACGTGGACACTGTGCTCAGTGATGGTGTGTCGGCGCAAGGCTATGTGAAAGCTTTTCCCGGTGTCTACAAGGTGGTTGGCCAACCGATGGGGCGCGAGGAATTTGGCTTCATCTTCAAACCCGGCTCGGACCTGGTCAAACCCGTGAATGCCGCGCTCAAACAACTCAAGGCCGACGGCACCTTGAAGAAATTCGACCAGAAATGGTTTGTCGATTACAAGCTGAACCAATAA
- a CDS encoding amino acid ABC transporter permease — MALLIESEPPERPYWLLALALISAAFVWLAIADGRYGLIFQTLAEGLWTTVYVAVIAYALAASLGLLLALASRARNVWLSQAARFYIEVVRGLPALVILLYVTFVGAPAAVNLYQWALEGWIAQDWLPDVQLRDVSNTTRGIVALALAYSAFLAEVFRAGLQSVQREQIEAAQALGLSRWLTFRLVVWPQAVRRVLPVLGNDFIAMVKDSSLVSVLGVNDITQLGKLYASSSFLTVETYNVVAVLYLMLTVTLSLLLRRLERHLRRRGGV, encoded by the coding sequence GTGGCTTTGTTGATTGAGTCGGAGCCGCCAGAGCGGCCCTATTGGCTGCTGGCGCTGGCCTTGATCAGCGCCGCTTTTGTTTGGCTGGCCATTGCCGATGGGCGCTATGGTCTGATCTTCCAGACCCTGGCTGAAGGCCTGTGGACGACGGTGTACGTGGCGGTGATTGCCTACGCGCTGGCGGCCAGTCTGGGGCTACTGCTGGCGCTGGCCTCCCGTGCACGCAACGTGTGGCTGAGTCAGGCGGCACGCTTCTACATCGAGGTGGTGCGCGGCCTGCCCGCGCTGGTCATCCTGCTCTACGTCACCTTTGTCGGTGCACCGGCGGCAGTCAATCTGTACCAATGGGCGTTGGAGGGCTGGATTGCCCAAGACTGGCTGCCTGATGTGCAGCTGCGCGACGTGTCCAACACCACACGCGGCATCGTGGCGCTGGCCCTGGCCTACAGCGCTTTTCTGGCCGAGGTGTTTCGTGCCGGACTGCAAAGTGTGCAGCGTGAGCAGATTGAGGCAGCCCAGGCGCTGGGGCTGTCACGCTGGCTGACCTTCCGCCTGGTCGTGTGGCCGCAAGCGGTGCGCCGGGTGCTGCCGGTGCTGGGCAATGACTTCATCGCCATGGTGAAGGACTCATCCCTGGTGTCGGTGCTGGGCGTGAACGACATCACCCAGCTTGGCAAACTCTATGCCTCCAGCTCGTTCCTGACGGTGGAAACCTACAACGTGGTGGCCGTGCTGTACCTGATGCTCACCGTGACCCTGTCGCTGCTGCTGCGTCGACTGGAGCGGCATTTGCGGCGGCGCGGCGGGGTTTGA
- a CDS encoding NAD(P)/FAD-dependent oxidoreductase, with the protein MAQPYNPHYDPLTSADLGTGSDYAPSYWVASAGTPPPDDGPISGDVDADVVVIGSGSTGISTALYLAQEHGVAPLVLEANQIAWGCSSRNGGQGQNAAGRLTRSQWIDRWGLDVAKQLDSEVRAGYDNFTQLTRRIDCDATPGGHLYLAHRPEKLAYLRQEATVRREVFGYAPRLLSTEEIRDNYCDERDCAGGMLELEGVGIHPLKFTFDLITQARALGVKVHTASPVQGWQTVNGIHHLRTPGGTVRAKRVAVCTGGYTGQQLNPLLKNKLMPILSNTVVTRPLTAAELEATQFRSKTFLTDTRTLRFYYRLLPDNRLQLGSRSAIHGADAQHPKHLKLLTDAIARKFPPLAGIQIDYSWWGWVDVSHDMMPRITQPDAAQNVWYAVGYGGNGVAFSTWAGKRLAQRVVGQDGGQAVFRLPIYDSPLQAPNLFGVVRSPALAPFRRLGQRILYQWYGWQDEK; encoded by the coding sequence GTGGCCCAGCCCTACAACCCTCACTACGATCCCCTGACATCGGCAGACCTTGGCACCGGCAGTGACTACGCGCCCAGCTATTGGGTGGCCAGTGCAGGCACACCACCGCCCGATGATGGCCCCATCAGTGGCGATGTGGATGCTGATGTGGTGGTCATCGGCTCAGGATCCACCGGCATTTCTACCGCGCTGTATCTGGCACAGGAACATGGTGTGGCCCCTCTGGTGCTGGAGGCCAACCAGATCGCCTGGGGGTGCTCCAGCCGCAACGGTGGCCAAGGACAAAACGCCGCCGGGCGGCTGACTCGGTCGCAGTGGATTGACCGCTGGGGGCTGGACGTGGCCAAGCAGCTCGACAGCGAGGTGCGCGCTGGCTATGACAACTTCACCCAGCTCACCCGCCGCATCGACTGTGATGCCACTCCCGGCGGCCACCTGTACCTGGCACATCGCCCGGAAAAGCTGGCCTATCTGCGCCAGGAGGCCACCGTGCGGCGCGAGGTCTTTGGCTATGCCCCGCGCCTGCTCAGTACCGAGGAGATTCGCGACAACTACTGTGATGAACGTGACTGTGCCGGTGGCATGCTGGAGTTGGAGGGCGTGGGCATTCACCCGCTCAAATTCACCTTCGACCTGATCACCCAGGCACGCGCCCTGGGCGTGAAAGTGCATACCGCAAGCCCGGTGCAGGGCTGGCAAACTGTCAACGGTATTCACCACCTGCGCACACCCGGCGGCACGGTGCGGGCCAAGCGGGTGGCGGTATGCACCGGTGGCTACACCGGGCAGCAACTCAACCCACTGCTGAAAAACAAGCTCATGCCGATCTTGTCCAACACCGTGGTGACACGGCCATTGACCGCTGCCGAATTGGAGGCCACCCAGTTCCGCTCCAAAACCTTTCTGACCGACACCCGCACCCTGCGCTTTTACTACCGGCTGCTGCCCGACAACCGACTGCAACTGGGCAGCCGCAGCGCCATCCACGGAGCTGATGCGCAACATCCCAAACACCTGAAGCTGTTGACCGATGCCATCGCTCGCAAATTCCCGCCGCTGGCAGGCATTCAGATTGACTACTCATGGTGGGGCTGGGTCGATGTCAGCCACGACATGATGCCGCGTATCACCCAACCTGATGCAGCGCAAAACGTCTGGTACGCCGTTGGCTACGGCGGCAACGGCGTGGCGTTTTCCACCTGGGCAGGCAAACGCCTGGCACAGCGTGTGGTGGGGCAGGACGGCGGGCAAGCGGTGTTCAGGCTGCCCATCTATGACTCGCCACTGCAAGCGCCCAACCTGTTTGGTGTGGTGCGCTCCCCCGCGCTGGCCCCGTTTCGCCGCCTGGGGCAGCGGATTTTGTACCAGTGGTATGGATGGCAGGATGAGAAGTGA
- a CDS encoding amino acid ABC transporter substrate-binding protein — translation MKNQRFKPTFGVLAAIAALCSLGAAPAQAGKTLDGIKARGQIACGVSTGVNGFSAADSSGKWVGLDVDVCRGLAAATLGDAEKVKYVPLTSQQRFTALQSGEVDVLARNTTLTQSRDASLGLFATVTNYYDGQGFMVPVKSKIKNPKQLKGQTVCVQSGTTTEKNLAAFSKSNGLNLKPIVFEKFEATNAAYFAGRCLAYTTDASGLASIRSKEAKDPKDHIILPDLISKEPLGPMVRRGDDDWFTIVKWVIYGTFEAEEYGVTQANVDQLKATSTDPVVQRLLGSGSEDSGKALGLDKDWLARVIKATGNYGESFERNLGSQSAVNLPRGLNKQWNQGGLIYAYPVR, via the coding sequence ATGAAAAATCAACGCTTCAAACCTACATTCGGTGTCCTTGCCGCTATCGCCGCTCTGTGCTCACTTGGAGCAGCCCCTGCACAAGCAGGCAAAACACTGGACGGCATCAAAGCCCGTGGCCAAATCGCCTGTGGTGTCAGTACCGGTGTTAATGGCTTCTCAGCCGCTGACTCCAGCGGCAAATGGGTGGGCCTGGATGTCGATGTCTGCCGTGGGCTAGCCGCCGCAACCCTGGGTGATGCCGAGAAGGTGAAATACGTGCCATTAACCTCACAGCAACGTTTTACCGCCTTGCAATCAGGTGAAGTCGATGTACTGGCCCGCAACACCACATTGACCCAATCCCGGGATGCCTCTCTGGGGCTCTTTGCCACCGTCACCAACTACTACGACGGCCAAGGCTTCATGGTGCCCGTCAAAAGCAAAATCAAAAATCCCAAACAGCTCAAGGGTCAAACCGTGTGTGTGCAATCCGGTACCACCACTGAAAAGAACCTGGCCGCCTTTTCCAAGTCCAATGGACTCAACCTCAAACCCATCGTATTTGAAAAATTTGAAGCCACCAATGCCGCCTATTTCGCCGGCCGCTGCCTAGCCTACACCACAGACGCATCAGGTCTGGCATCCATCCGCAGCAAAGAAGCCAAAGACCCGAAAGACCACATCATCCTGCCCGATCTGATCTCCAAAGAACCTTTGGGCCCGATGGTGCGACGCGGCGATGACGACTGGTTCACCATCGTCAAATGGGTGATCTACGGCACGTTCGAGGCCGAAGAATACGGTGTGACACAAGCCAACGTGGATCAGCTCAAGGCCACCAGCACCGACCCGGTGGTGCAACGCTTGCTTGGCAGCGGCAGTGAAGATTCCGGCAAGGCACTCGGGCTGGACAAAGATTGGCTGGCCCGCGTCATCAAAGCCACCGGCAACTATGGCGAGAGCTTTGAGCGCAACCTAGGCAGCCAATCAGCGGTGAACTTGCCGCGCGGCCTGAACAAGCAGTGGAACCAGGGTGGTCTGATTTACGCCTATCCAGTTCGCTGA
- a CDS encoding DUF2325 domain-containing protein, which translates to MISAANFRAQQVLQSHPLLNPYTHCTPMLLGDFVPGVVRPTLAREARSDVQPQTRSGSGRRKLWELSSNAACLVTGVCLHFYEVQKLACKVGMEVDACSEYDLHGLVSQECRNRCALAELVQRELDSRFALSVQQSQRLKTTEALARWWDDSCDDSDWAGEFWAVLSHPRCSSDLEDIVLGQVHMLEHRASMTVRTAATWRNEILAERQRLAQELASVQQRIQAQAVEHATAVAVWQAECVKMRASVIRAETERDLAQTRLQELKSLEPDVLTRQRLLEDNQRLQAQNEKLLMRVLQRENHEVDKPVLKSVSEDEGKSSLAGLFNPALDLNERQVLCVGGRTSSIPVYREVIEDRGASFMHHDGGEENKASRLVSQLQAADVVICQVGCISHDAYWRVKEHCKRTGKPCLFVEMSGRSALERALGHKVAAAL; encoded by the coding sequence ATGATCAGCGCAGCAAATTTTCGGGCGCAACAGGTGTTGCAGTCCCACCCGTTGTTGAACCCATACACCCACTGCACCCCGATGCTGCTGGGTGACTTTGTTCCGGGTGTGGTGCGGCCGACCCTGGCGCGTGAAGCCAGGTCAGATGTTCAGCCACAGACCAGATCTGGATCGGGTCGTCGCAAACTGTGGGAACTGAGCAGCAACGCTGCTTGTCTGGTGACAGGGGTGTGTTTGCACTTTTACGAAGTGCAAAAGTTGGCCTGCAAGGTTGGTATGGAGGTGGACGCTTGTTCTGAATATGACCTGCACGGCTTGGTGTCGCAAGAGTGTCGTAACCGCTGCGCCTTGGCTGAACTGGTGCAACGAGAACTCGATAGCCGTTTTGCACTGTCTGTCCAACAGTCTCAACGCCTAAAAACCACTGAAGCCCTGGCGCGGTGGTGGGATGATTCTTGCGATGACTCCGACTGGGCTGGGGAGTTTTGGGCTGTGCTGTCACACCCTAGATGTTCATCAGACCTTGAGGATATCGTGTTGGGTCAGGTGCACATGCTGGAACACCGCGCCAGCATGACGGTGCGTACTGCTGCCACTTGGCGCAATGAAATACTGGCTGAAAGACAGCGCTTGGCTCAGGAGCTGGCTTCAGTTCAACAACGTATCCAAGCCCAGGCGGTAGAACATGCCACAGCCGTAGCGGTATGGCAAGCTGAATGCGTGAAGATGCGTGCCAGCGTCATCCGAGCCGAAACCGAGCGTGATTTGGCTCAAACACGGCTGCAGGAGTTGAAGAGTCTTGAGCCTGATGTGCTCACGCGCCAGCGATTGCTTGAAGACAATCAGCGCTTGCAGGCGCAAAATGAAAAGCTGCTCATGCGGGTATTGCAGCGTGAAAATCATGAGGTCGACAAGCCCGTGCTCAAGTCAGTGAGTGAAGATGAGGGCAAGTCCTCGTTGGCTGGCTTATTTAACCCTGCCTTGGATCTGAATGAACGACAGGTGTTGTGTGTGGGAGGTCGCACCTCCAGTATCCCGGTTTACCGAGAGGTGATTGAAGACCGTGGAGCCAGTTTCATGCACCACGATGGCGGTGAAGAAAATAAGGCCAGCCGCTTGGTTAGCCAGCTCCAGGCTGCTGATGTGGTCATTTGCCAGGTAGGTTGCATCAGCCATGATGCCTACTGGCGCGTGAAAGAGCATTGCAAGCGCACTGGAAAACCCTGCCTGTTTGTTGAGATGTCCGGTCGCTCTGCCCTGGAGCGTGCACTGGGTCATAAGGTGGCCGCAGCGCTGTGA
- a CDS encoding GMC family oxidoreductase N-terminal domain-containing protein yields the protein MVETQAQASGIVFDNQRAVGVRYHQHGVIKTARCKAEVLLAVGAVQSPQLL from the coding sequence GTGGTTGAAACCCAGGCACAGGCTAGCGGTATTGTGTTTGACAACCAGCGCGCCGTGGGCGTGCGCTATCACCAGCACGGGGTCATCAAAACCGCTCGTTGCAAGGCAGAGGTGCTGCTGGCCGTAGGCGCGGTGCAGTCGCCGCAATTGTTGTAA
- a CDS encoding OsmC domain/YcaO domain-containing protein, with protein MEIKVNFLDKLRLEAKFDDFTVVADQPIRYKGDGSAPGPFDYFLASSALCAAYFVKLYCDTRHIPTENIRLSQNNIVDPENRYQQIFKIQVELPAELSAKDRQGILRSIDRCTVKKVVQAGPEFVIEEVENLDADAQALLSLAPTSEASTYIAGKDLPLEQTITNMSAVLAGLGIKIEIASWRNLVPNVWSLHIRDAHSPMCFTNGKGSTKESALASALGEYIERLNNNHFYAGVFWGEDIANAAFVHYPNERWFKPGKRDALPSGLLDAYCRKIYDPDGELRGSHLIDTNSGNVQRGICALPFVRHSDGAVVYFPSNLIENLFVSNGMSAGNTLMEAQVQCLSEIFERAVKREILEGEIALPDVPDHVLAKYPGILAGIKGLEEQGFPVLVKDASLGGVYPVMCVTLMNPRTGGVFASFGAHPSLEVALERSLTELLQGRSFEGLNDLPRPTFTSNAVTEPNNFVEHFIDSSGVVSWRFFSAKADFDFVEWDFSGKGDNSNADEAATLFGILKDIGKEVYMAVYDQLGATACRILVPGYSEVYPVEDLIWDNTNKALLFRADILNLHRLDDANLEALLERLENNELDEYSDIATLIGIEFDENTAWGQLTVLELKLLIQLALKQYEVAQELVGAFLQYNDNTVERGLFYQALNVVLEVLLDDDLELDDYVVNFRRMFGNPRMDAVLGSVDGSVRFFGLTPTSMKLEGLDRHQRLIDSYNKLHTARASVAATSS; from the coding sequence ATGGAAATAAAAGTCAACTTTCTCGACAAGCTTCGTCTTGAAGCCAAGTTCGATGACTTCACGGTGGTCGCCGACCAGCCTATTCGCTACAAAGGCGATGGCTCGGCACCAGGGCCGTTCGATTACTTTCTGGCCTCATCGGCCTTGTGTGCGGCTTACTTTGTCAAGTTGTATTGCGACACCCGCCATATTCCTACCGAGAACATCCGGCTGTCGCAGAACAACATCGTTGATCCAGAAAACCGCTATCAGCAGATTTTCAAGATTCAGGTCGAGCTGCCGGCGGAACTCTCGGCCAAAGACCGCCAAGGCATTTTGCGTTCCATCGACCGTTGTACGGTGAAAAAAGTGGTGCAAGCGGGGCCTGAGTTTGTGATTGAGGAAGTGGAAAACCTGGATGCCGATGCCCAGGCCTTGCTGAGCCTGGCCCCGACTTCAGAAGCAAGCACCTATATCGCCGGCAAGGATCTGCCGCTGGAGCAAACCATCACCAATATGTCGGCTGTGTTGGCGGGCTTGGGTATCAAGATCGAAATCGCTTCGTGGCGCAATCTGGTTCCCAATGTGTGGTCGCTGCATATCCGCGACGCACATTCGCCGATGTGTTTTACCAATGGCAAGGGGTCGACCAAGGAAAGTGCATTGGCCTCCGCCTTGGGCGAATACATTGAGCGCCTCAACAACAACCATTTTTACGCCGGTGTATTTTGGGGCGAAGACATCGCCAACGCAGCGTTTGTCCATTACCCGAACGAGCGCTGGTTCAAGCCGGGCAAGAGAGATGCGCTGCCGTCGGGACTGCTGGATGCGTACTGCCGGAAAATTTACGATCCCGATGGCGAACTGCGTGGTTCACATCTGATTGACACCAACTCCGGCAATGTGCAGCGCGGTATTTGTGCGCTGCCCTTTGTGCGCCATTCGGATGGCGCGGTGGTGTATTTCCCGTCCAACCTGATCGAAAACCTGTTTGTGAGCAATGGCATGAGTGCCGGCAATACGCTGATGGAGGCACAGGTGCAATGCCTGTCGGAGATTTTCGAACGGGCGGTCAAACGCGAGATTCTGGAAGGTGAAATCGCCTTGCCAGATGTGCCCGACCACGTGCTGGCGAAGTACCCTGGCATTCTGGCCGGCATCAAGGGACTGGAAGAGCAAGGCTTTCCAGTGCTGGTGAAGGACGCGTCGCTGGGCGGGGTGTACCCGGTGATGTGCGTCACCTTGATGAACCCGCGCACGGGCGGTGTGTTTGCCTCGTTCGGCGCGCACCCCAGCCTGGAGGTGGCGCTGGAACGTAGTCTGACGGAATTGCTGCAGGGTCGCAGTTTTGAAGGCCTGAACGATTTACCTCGGCCCACCTTTACCAGCAACGCCGTGACGGAGCCCAACAACTTTGTCGAACACTTTATTGATTCCAGCGGTGTGGTGTCGTGGCGGTTTTTCAGTGCCAAAGCGGATTTTGATTTTGTCGAGTGGGATTTTTCCGGCAAGGGGGACAACTCCAATGCCGACGAAGCCGCGACCTTGTTCGGCATTCTCAAAGACATCGGCAAAGAAGTCTACATGGCGGTGTATGACCAGTTAGGCGCCACGGCCTGCCGCATCCTGGTGCCGGGTTATTCGGAGGTGTATCCGGTAGAAGACTTGATCTGGGACAACACCAACAAAGCACTGTTATTCCGAGCCGATATTTTGAACTTGCATCGCCTGGACGATGCCAACCTGGAAGCCCTGCTGGAGCGTTTGGAGAACAACGAGCTGGACGAGTACTCTGACATTGCCACCTTGATCGGCATCGAGTTTGATGAGAACACGGCCTGGGGCCAGCTGACCGTTCTGGAGTTGAAGCTGCTGATTCAGCTCGCCTTGAAACAATACGAGGTGGCGCAAGAGCTGGTGGGAGCTTTCCTGCAATACAACGACAACACGGTCGAGCGCGGATTGTTCTATCAGGCCTTGAATGTGGTGCTGGAGGTGCTGCTGGATGATGACCTGGAATTGGACGATTACGTGGTCAATTTCCGCCGCATGTTTGGCAACCCTCGGATGGACGCGGTGCTGGGGTCCGTGGATGGCAGCGTGCGCTTCTTCGGCTTGACACCAACGAGTATGAAACTGGAGGGGCTCGACAGGCACCAGCGTCTGATCGACAGCTACAACAAATTGCACACGGCACGGGCCAGTGTGGCGGCTACTTCCAGCTAG
- the dapF gene encoding diaminopimelate epimerase — translation MTLSFTKMHAHGDDFIVVDLRGQVDPITSEVARRLGDRHRGIGFNQLAVLLDCDDAAARLRFWNSNGSMLDTCGSATRGVADMLMRETQASSVVLRTNRGLLTCTRVSEQGISVDMGKPLLHWQDIPLAQAMDTHLLPLPGSPTACSMGNPHCTFFVDDLTQVDVAGMGAKTEIDPLFPHKTNVHFVQVIDRRHIRLRIWERGGGIPLGSGSCCCGAVVGGIRRGLLDDTVEVACDGGTVTVQWDGLGSVVLTGAVESIFHGTIVSHFFQA, via the coding sequence ATGACCCTGAGCTTCACAAAAATGCATGCCCATGGCGATGACTTCATCGTTGTCGACCTGCGCGGCCAAGTCGATCCAATCACGAGTGAAGTAGCCCGGCGCTTGGGAGATCGACATCGGGGCATTGGCTTCAATCAACTCGCCGTCTTGCTTGACTGTGACGATGCAGCAGCCCGCTTACGGTTCTGGAATTCCAATGGTTCCATGCTCGACACCTGTGGCAGCGCCACCCGTGGGGTTGCAGATATGCTGATGCGCGAGACCCAAGCGTCTTCAGTTGTGCTCAGAACCAACCGGGGCCTGCTGACATGCACACGAGTGTCAGAGCAAGGCATTTCGGTTGATATGGGCAAGCCTCTGCTCCATTGGCAAGATATCCCGCTCGCCCAAGCGATGGACACCCACCTATTGCCGCTGCCCGGAAGCCCCACGGCTTGCAGCATGGGCAATCCGCATTGCACGTTCTTCGTGGATGATCTGACACAAGTCGATGTGGCAGGCATGGGAGCCAAGACCGAAATCGATCCTCTTTTCCCCCACAAGACGAACGTGCATTTTGTCCAGGTCATTGACCGCAGGCATATCCGCTTGCGTATTTGGGAGCGCGGTGGCGGCATTCCACTCGGATCAGGTTCGTGTTGTTGTGGTGCGGTTGTCGGCGGGATTCGGCGTGGCCTTTTGGACGATACCGTCGAGGTGGCCTGTGACGGCGGAACGGTGACGGTGCAATGGGATGGTCTTGGCAGTGTTGTTCTGACTGGGGCTGTGGAATCAATTTTTCACGGAACGATAGTGAGTCATTTTTTTCAGGCCTGA
- the mnmD gene encoding tRNA (5-methylaminomethyl-2-thiouridine)(34)-methyltransferase MnmD, protein MSKFFSSYPFMYESVVWSEDGIPHSLRFKDRYHSCAGGLAQAATVFVAGCGLPGNWRGKTQFTVLETGFGLGLNFLSTWAAWEADSQRCDQLHFCSVEAYPVSSTDMVRAVCASVSSETDMAVLGRIQGLAQQLASVWQGLSPGIHVFHFAQGHVRLTLAVGEVGQVLPTLDCQADAVFLDGFSPSINPDMWSLSTLQAVALHCRPGTTLASYTVAKSVCEGLKQLGFLVSKCKGLPPKRDRLEAVFQSS, encoded by the coding sequence TTGTCAAAATTTTTTTCTTCATATCCATTTATGTACGAGTCGGTCGTTTGGTCAGAAGATGGCATCCCGCACAGCCTACGTTTCAAGGACAGATACCATTCTTGTGCTGGAGGCCTCGCTCAAGCAGCGACGGTGTTTGTGGCGGGTTGCGGTTTGCCGGGAAACTGGCGCGGGAAAACTCAATTCACGGTGCTGGAAACCGGTTTTGGCCTTGGATTGAATTTTCTGAGCACATGGGCAGCTTGGGAGGCTGACTCGCAACGTTGCGATCAACTACATTTTTGTTCCGTGGAAGCTTACCCCGTGAGTTCTACTGACATGGTTCGAGCGGTGTGCGCTTCAGTGTCAAGCGAAACTGACATGGCCGTCCTGGGGCGCATCCAGGGCCTTGCACAACAACTTGCATCGGTCTGGCAGGGTCTTTCACCCGGCATCCATGTGTTCCACTTTGCCCAGGGTCATGTTCGGCTGACACTGGCGGTGGGTGAAGTGGGGCAAGTGCTGCCAACCCTTGACTGTCAGGCAGACGCGGTGTTTCTTGATGGTTTCAGCCCCAGTATCAATCCGGACATGTGGTCTCTTTCCACACTGCAAGCGGTGGCGTTACATTGCCGACCAGGCACAACGCTGGCAAGCTACACCGTCGCAAAAAGCGTTTGTGAAGGGCTGAAACAGCTTGGTTTTTTGGTGAGCAAATGCAAGGGATTGCCACCAAAACGGGACAGACTCGAAGCTGTTTTTCAATCGTCCTGA